In a single window of the Debaryomyces hansenii CBS767 chromosome A complete sequence genome:
- a CDS encoding mitochondrial 54S ribosomal protein YmL37 (similar to uniprot|P36532 Saccharomyces cerevisiae YBR268W MRPL37 Mitochondrial ribosomal protein of the large subunit): MLSRVGISRSPLILGVFNVRTLMVSSMLRNNEVKSSCKAGTVLNLKMRKSGDEPVALEDHEYPEWLWDCLDKEKLDQKLKETDFMKWRRKQITKANTAKINNNNFLAKMK; this comes from the coding sequence ATGTTAAGTAGAGTTGGCATAAGCAGGAGTCCGTTGATATTAGGCGTTTTTAACGTGAGAACGCTCATGGTATCCAGTATGTTAAGGAATAATGAAGTGAAATCATCTTGTAAAGCTGGGACAGTATTAAACTTGAAGATGAGAAAAAGTGGTGACGAGCCGGTTGCATTGGAAGACCACGAATATCCAGAATGGTTATGGGATTGTCTTGATAAGGAAAAGTTGGACcagaaattaaaagaaaCGGATTTCATGAAATGGAGGAGAAAACAAATAACTAAGGCCAACACAGccaaaattaataacaataatttcCTAGCTAAGATGAAATAA
- a CDS encoding DEHA2A03212p (highly similar to uniprot|P38219 Saccharomyces cerevisiae YBR025c): MAPKKKVVQEKPILLGRPGNNLKSGIVGLANVGKSTFFQAITRCPLGNPANYPFATIEPEEARVIVPSSRFNKLVDIYKPKSEVPAYMTIYDIAGLTKGAHAGEGLGNNFLANIRAVDAIFQVVRCFEDADIIHINDEVNPAADLEIVHDELRLKDIEFATKHLEGIDKITKRGGQSLEVKQKKEEAELVKKIIQLLEDGGRVANQKWTTKEVEIINSMFLLTAKPTIYLVNLSERDYVRKKNKHLLKIKEWVDAHSPGDLIVPISVSLEEKLAGMETDDERDAYCKELGAQSALPKIIVSMRQKLDLISFFTGGPDEVREWTIRRWYTAPQAAGTIHTDLERTFILAQVIKYDDLIEYGDEKSVQAAGKLMQKGKDYFVEDGDIIFVKAADGKAR, translated from the coding sequence ATGGCtccaaagaagaaggttGTTCAAGAAAAGCCAATCTTATTAGGTAGACCtggtaataatttaaaGTCCGGTATCGTTGGTTTAGCCAATGTTGGTAAATCAACATTTTTCCAAGCTATTACCAGATGTCCATTAGGTAACCCAGCTAACTATCCTTTCGCTACCATTGAACCGGAAGAAGCTAGAGTGATTGTTCCATCTTCGAGATTCAATAAGTTGGTTGATATCTACAAGCCAAAGAGTGAAGTTCCAGCTTACATGACCATTTATGATATTGCAGGTTTAACCAAGGGAGCTCATGCTGGTGAAGGGTTAGGTAACAATTTCTTAGCCAACATTAGAGCAGTTGATGCTATTTTCCAAGTTGTTCGTTGTTTCGAAGACGCTGATATCATTCACATTAACGATGAAGTTAACCCAGCCGCCGATTTGGAAATTGTTCATGACGAATTGAGATTAAAGGATATAGAATTCGCCACCAAGCACTTGGAAGGTATCGATAAGATCACCAAGAGAGGTGGTCAATCCTTAGAAGTCAAGcaaaagaaggaagaagctGAATTGGTCAAGAAAATTATACAATTATTGGAAGACGGTGGAAGAGTCGCCAACCAAAAATGGACCACCAAAGAAGTTGAGATCATCAACTCCATGTTCTTATTGACTGCCAAGCCAACCATTTACTTGGTTAACTTGTCTGAAAGAGATTACGtcagaaagaagaataaacatttattaaagatCAAGGAATGGGTGGACGCTCACTCTCCTGGTGATTTGATCGTTCCAATTTCTGTCTctttagaagaaaaattggcCGGCATGGAAACCGACGACGAAAGAGACGCCTACTGTAAGGAATTAGGTGCTCAATCCGCTTTACCAAAGATTATTGTTTCCATGAGACAAAAGTTGGACTTAATTTCCTTCTTCACTGGTGGTCCAGATGAAGTTAGAGAATGGACCATTAGAAGATGGTACACTGCTCCACAAGCCGCAGGTACCATTCATACTGATTTAGAAAGAACCTTTATCTTAGCTCAAGTTATCAAGTACgatgatttaattgaatacGGTGACGAAAAGAGTGTTCAAGCTGCTGGTAAATTAATGCAAAAGGGTAAAGATTACTTTGTTGAAGATGGTGACATTATATTTGTTAAGGCTGCTGATGGTAAAGCCCGTTAA